Genomic DNA from Candidatus Hydrogenedentota bacterium:
TCCATTTCGTCCATATCGTCCATTCTGTTCCCGTCCTCTGCAAAACCCCGCGGGGTCTTGCAGGGTCCAATTTTGTATAATGGGAATCTGTGCCGGTTTGGCACCAACCTGGAAAGGTCTCGACAGATGCGGGATTTGCGGATCGTTGGATGGGTGCTGTGCGGCGTGCTGGCGGTGTGCCCGGCGTTTGCGGGGGACTGGCCGCAGATGGGGGGCCCGGACCGCAACAACCTCTCCTCCGAAACCGGGCTGGCGCGGGAATGGCCTTCGGCGGGGCCGAAGGTGCTGTGGACCGTGCCGCTGGGGGCCGGGTACGCCTCGCCGTCGGTGCGGGACGGGGAGGTCTATGTGCTGGACCGCGAGGGCGACACGAAGGACATCCTGCGCTGCTTCGCCCTGGACTCGGGCCAGGAACTGTGGACTTTCGCCTATGACGCGCCGGGGAACGTGCCCCACGGCGGGTCGCGCACGGCACCGACGGTGACGGAGACGCATGTTTACACCGTGGGCCTCTTCGGCGACTTCCTGTGCGTGGACCGCAAGACGCACGCGCCGGTGTGGCAGCGGAACATCCTGAAGGAGAACGGCCTGGGCGTGCCCATGTGGGGGGTGTCGCAGGCGCCGCTGCTCTACGGCGACCTGGTGATCGTGGCGCCGCAGGCGCCGGAGGCCTTTGTGGCGGCGTACAACCAGGCCACGGGCGAGCCGGTGTGGAAGACCTCCTCCCTCGGCGTGGTGGGCTACTCGACCCCGGTGCTGGCGAAGCTCTGCGGCGTGGACCAGATTCTCCAAGTCGGCGCCTCCACGAAGGGCGGCGAGACGAAGGGCCTGACGGCGGGCATCTCGCCGGTGGACGGCAAGATCCTCTGGACCTATGACGGCTGGCAGTGCTCGATCCCGATCCCGTTCCCGACGGCGCTCCCGGGCGACCGGGTGTTCATCACGGGGGGCTACAAGGCGGGCTCGGCGATGCTCCAGATCGCGCAGACGGACGGCGCGTGGACGGCGACGGAGCTGTGGAAATCCGCCGACATCGGCAGCCAGATCCAGCAGCCGCTCTTCTTCGGGGACCACCTGTACCTCAACAGCAACTCCAACGAGCGCGAGGACGGCATGATGTGCCTCGCTCTCGACGGCACGATCACCTGGAAGACGAAAGACTCGTGGTTCACGAACACCTTCGAGCGCGGGCCGCT
This window encodes:
- a CDS encoding PQQ-binding-like beta-propeller repeat protein; translated protein: MRDLRIVGWVLCGVLAVCPAFAGDWPQMGGPDRNNLSSETGLAREWPSAGPKVLWTVPLGAGYASPSVRDGEVYVLDREGDTKDILRCFALDSGQELWTFAYDAPGNVPHGGSRTAPTVTETHVYTVGLFGDFLCVDRKTHAPVWQRNILKENGLGVPMWGVSQAPLLYGDLVIVAPQAPEAFVAAYNQATGEPVWKTSSLGVVGYSTPVLAKLCGVDQILQVGASTKGGETKGLTAGISPVDGKILWTYDGWQCSIPIPFPTALPGDRVFITGGYKAGSAMLQIAQTDGAWTATELWKSADIGSQIQQPLFFGDHLYLNSNSNEREDGMMCLALDGTITWKTKDSWFTNTFERGPLLLADGLVFNLDGKKGTLHLVAPSPEEFKELGSVKILSGKEIWAPMALSNGKLLVRSQSEMKCLDVVNP